The Tripterygium wilfordii isolate XIE 37 chromosome 5, ASM1340144v1, whole genome shotgun sequence DNA segment TTGGGGCATTTGGGGTCGTCTTCAGACAGCATAACATACATAAGACACCTTGGACATCCGACCAGAACCATTGAAGAAGCTTCAGGGCTGTTTGAATACATGACAGTGTCTTCTTGATTCTCTGATGACACACATGAGCTTGGTGGGGATGTTGGAGAAACACTAGCCGATCGGCTCGGAGACCCCGTCGCTCTCCGATTAGCCCTCGGTGGTGACAAATTCAGCTTCAAATCAAGCTTTGGACCATTATTTCCATTTCTTCGACTCATGATTGATTAATTAACCTGCAGCCCTGAAACAGaacaccaaacaaacaaactgtATGATtcaaaacccagaaaatttTTAATAACCCAAAAGGAAAATTCGATTGAATTGTATGCAAAAAGTGAACTTTTGATTACCCAGATAAGAAGAATACAGGATTATGGAGGTTTTTATAGAACTAGTGAAGACTGGCTAAGCTAGAGCTATGAAACAGAGCCACCATAAACATGGACTTTCTTATTGTTGGGGAGGTTTGGGACCCTGGGAGGGTGATTATATATAACAGAATTGAAGTAGGGAAGAGTGGAGAGAGGGTTTTTCATTAAAGCATAATTTAATTGAGAAGGTGTAGggtagagagagaaacagagagagagagaggtagcaGAGGAGTGTGTAAATTGAGGCCAGGAAATGTATTAATGAATGGGAAAAAATCCCAATGAGCTATGCAGAAGTGGGGAGATTGGGAGTAAATAATGCAATTACAAAAGTTCAGCAGCCAATTAAGCACCTTCATTCATTGCTTCTTAGGGCGGAGAGAGTCGGTGTTTAATTTTAAAGTCTAGTCTTTGTGTGttagagggagagagaaatctatacataatacatacatTGCTGGACTGGACAAAACCCCAATGGCCTTTTAAAGGTAGAGTACCTAAAACCCATTTTTAAAGGAGAAGTGAAAAACTCGGGGTAATTTAATTTTTGGTCATTACAAGAGTTGATCGGTTCAATTCGGTCACCAGATATTCAAACATTTTAACTTGAGAACTCGAAGTTAAAATTTGTTACAATATTCACACTTAGACATATTTTTGACTATTCGGACAGTCCAACAACTGATGTGatataaaaaatcaatataaaaaacCTATCCAAACAATGGAAAATTTACATTTGtgtgcatattgaaacaattttcaattttgagttcTCAAATTGGAACGTGTGAACATTCATTGATTGAGTTGAAATTTGAGAACTTTTTCAATGACCAAATGTTGTATTACCCCTAAAAAACCCTACTTAAGAATCCAAAAGTACAGAAGGGGAATTCATTGATACAGTGATACTCCTTCCCTCTTTTACTCtgtttgagagaaaaaaaagactgggctttttgtagagaagGTTAGAATTTATTGTCAAACAATTGTTTCATTGATAAGAAAAATTGTCATTAATTCATGGTTAGAAgatcagaaaacaaaaattttgatGTGGTTTGACCATGATAAGATTATGATTTGGAAGAAGAATTCATGAATGTAAAggaaataaaatatgtaaaagTATCATTGAATGCTAATTAAGGTCATTGGTATGACCATGAGCATCACTCACACATTTCCATGTGATATAAtttaatgttatatatatatatatacatgctttATTAATATAGCTCATTTCAAAATtccaattaattaatattgtcATGTAATTCAATTTCAATGCCCAACCATTATTTTAATTCACAATGCGACCACCAATGTTAATATCACAATTAATGTTAATTCTTGTATCCCACATCAACGTAAGACACCGatatgatatataaataaagattcaatcttttttaatcaagattattttttttaatgacaaaATCATGCGGACGTTAAACTCGAAATAGACAATACATTCTTGCATTGTTGTTTGAGTTGGATTTAACATTTATAACAACCGAACTATTAAGCAAGcctaacaaattttttttataaaaacatTATTGGGCACCAAAATGTCTTTCATCAAAGCTAGCTAATCCTTGCCAAAAAAACACTTTTGACCTAAATAATCATAACCTTATTCATAGCTCTCTTTCAAGGGacaaaaaggaaaagcaaaaaATAGGGTAAACCTATAGGATGTATGGCATATTGTTTTAGCAAATAAacatgcattttgacatcaaaaCTTGTGTGACAAAACACATGGGTTACAGAAGAAAATGTAGATTATTACCATATCTAGATTAATATTGATTTGCACCAAACAAAAAACATACGTCactctatctatatatatatataggaattctcctatgcgcaCTTAATTTACGCATTTAAAATATGCACATATGTGCAGTGGGATCCACTTGTCATGTCACTCATCTACACCCTTAAAAAGTAGTGCATATTTTAAAtgtgcataggagaattcccgtgtgtatatatatatgcaaagtcATCATTAATTACATTGCGAAATTTGACTATGCATATATATCTTCAATTATATGAGACAACGGGCATGGTAATGACTAATTATGAGACCTAGCTTTgcataatttttctttcttattactTAACCCTAATAATGAGTGTAGTCTACGTGAGTTGACTTGTACAATTATTTGGCTCTCCAAGTACATAATTTAAACTTATCTATTGGATATAAAATTATAAGTAACTATTTGAGCAAGTAACGTACACGTCCAGAATCACGAGTAGCTCAGATAACACtttcatgtgtgtggtattttATGCAGGTCTCGAGTTTGAACCTCTCTTATCCCCTTCTCCTCtataataaggaaaaaaaaactttcattaGCAATTAGATCACCTCGCGATaagatgaatatatatatatacaaaaattcttTCATGTGGATTTAAGATGCGCAGCACTTTTTAAAGATGTGGATAAATGAAATGACGAGTGATGCTCACTCTTTTGGCTCCCACATATTCCAAGTCaatgataaaaattaaatccaCATTTTAGGTCGGTATTTTAAGCCCACATGTTGATGTCTTTAGTTAAGAGAACTTCAGTCATAcaagttatatatatttttggaaaagATAAGAGTCTTAGCTTCTGTaggtataattaaaaaaatggcaCCGATATTGGATTAATTGTGTATTTATAAATCTCCCATTTCAATAATATTAGCATCAAATAAGGTAAAACTTGGATTAATTAATGGGAGATGTGGTCATATTTGGTTTATACAATTAATAGTAAGGAGGTTTCATAATGGGTATTAATGATAGGCCACCAGAGGCCAAACTACATCATATTTAGATCAAACTTTGGATaagattgtatttatttctgcTATATATTCATGGCCCTGCCTGCCTAAACTATATTGACACAGTAGTGTTAGGTATAACCCATATAGTGGTAGTCCATGGGagtccaagtctcttaaacgaaattttaaaacgttttaactttaaaaatacatgttagattttttttaaattacatatttagaatcagtgcataaaactctttttaacaagattcattgtcgatgagttttatcgggtaaatcttaatttcattgtttttttcaatgaaatttcttaattctattgtttttttcaatggaatttcgaaaaacaaataaattatagactgtgctttaaaaaataatagaatctatattaaaacaataaatgttggacaatgaattatgggataaaagagtgaaaataaaactattccattgattaaatcaacaGAATAAACACGTTGAGCTTccatgggctacatgtcattttcgatatTGAAATTATAATTAAGgtgattgaatatatatatatatataagaaattcTCCTATATGGATCAAAAGTATGGACCAACTTTGTAGACttgaaatccaatggttgtcataaaatacaataaaagtGGAGGTCACACATTTGTTGTGGGATCCACtgcatctatggttgaaaaacaagtgtaCAAAGTTAGTCCAAACTTTTGGTTTacataagagaatttatatatatatatatatatatatatatatatatatatgaagttggCAAATAATTAGGTTTATTATAAATCCATTAGTTGACAAACCTAACtagttaagcaatttgaaatcaTGAGTAGATTAGATGACACTTATGTGTATGGTATCTCAAAGATATCTCGAGTTCGATCCACCCCCACCGCCCCTTcccctatattaaaaaaaaaaaaactagctaAGCGACTTGAGATTTGTGAATAATTAGGTAATTGACAATGTTTTGATTTTGGTCGATTAATTTAATgggaattaaattaaataatttcatGAACCCAATTAAGTGAATGGGAAATAATGTAatcatttcaaatttttgttgaCCCTATTATTCTGGATCTCTcccatggaaaaaaaatcatcatctaCAACTAAAAAAactttatttaaattaatatttgtgaaattaaagaaatatttttcttaatttatccATTAATGTAGCACGTGAGAGGCAGCTTATagtcaaattaattaattcatattCAACTACTGTGCATGCTCTTCACTTGAATGTCTTTAAGGACTCATTAATTGAACATTCATGGGGaaccaattttctttttgacCTAATTAATAAAAGGTATAGTATTCTCTGGTCCATTCTCCTCAACACAATCATCATACTATATATTATCTCCTTAATTTGTAAATAAATCacaaaatatatcaatatgattaatcaaatttaaatccctACTTTGTCAAAaagtaaacttttttttttcttgaaaatcaaTGGTTATTATGAGATATAAAAAGGTTTGGCAGCCTATAACTAATGTAGaagtaatataatatatatagaaattcttccATTTACACATAactttttaagggtgtggatGAATGAAATGACAAGTGCGACCCATTACTTTGGgttccacatgtttcaaatcaatggtgaaaatatatgtgcgtattttaagtgcgcaTATGAGAATTCatcacatatatttatatatatacacatagaaattctcctatgtgaatcaaaagtgtgaacttgtttttcaactaTAAATACGGTGGGTTCgacttttgttgtgttttattacaaccattgatttcatgttcacaaagttgattcacacttttggttcacataagACAATTATAACGTACCACCACCTGCCTCTTCACTTTATTAGAATAGCTAgatagtgtgtatatatatatatatattgattgtattgaacgttctaattatatatatatgtggcttTTATTGTGAATTTATAGGAAAGGGAAGCCATTTTGTACCAAAACACAGATAATAAAAATTCGCACAAAAAAGCCCATCAACattatttgttaattaattaagcaaGTCTTGCTTTAATCCTCTGATCGATGAATATACAAACTCGCAGGGCCGAAATTGCATGTTATAAAGGCAATCGTGATGTTAACTGATGGAATTAAAagcataaaattaattataccGATAAGTAGTATTCTATCgattaattatatgattaaGAGAGGTTGCAATTTGCATGCAAGCCCACAAGCAACCTCTTCAATCTCTTTACTTAGACACCTATGGGTTCGAATACTTGAATTGACTCACTCTCTCGAAATATCTTGTAATGAGTTTATGACATGAGCATATTGGGGTTCAAATTTGAGTCTTTCAATTAAATTCATCCCCAACAAACTAGACCAATTTCTAATAAATGAGGGCATGGATACGATAGATCGAGTGAGCtgtatgtgatttttttttagctCATACTGGTGGAGATGTCTGGACAGCTCCTCTAGCCGTCCGGACAACATATCCACTTTTGGAGACAGAGTGTAATCCGTCCAGACAGCTATTCGAGCCGTCTGGACGGATGTCGTATATATGGACTTGGGATAGTATTTATAAATAAgttttatttgtagggttttgtAAATTTGGAGGATTGTATTGAGTTGTAAACATTAGGAGAGTGTCATTTAGAGCGAGAGAGAGGGGATTTGAGTTAGTTCTTGAGTCAAGAACTCATCTATTTTGTAAATCTTACTCATATTAGTGAAAATTTTTCATCTCCCTTCACCCGAGGAAGTAGAGAAGTTGTGCTGGACCTCGTTAAATCTCgtgtcttctttctctcttttgtttccgcatatttttctatattcaAGTTTTGTTCGTTAAATCACAACACTGCAGCCTCGGTCATCGGTCCATCCCGCGGGGTGGGTTTGAACTTAATAGCTTCTTAGCAGCAACCCAACTTGTGAAAACAATTGTTATTGAACAGGAAAACTCATGAAGTGAGTACTGCCATGCTAATTAGGTCACATAGGTGGAAGGTGTTATATACAGCAGAAATTAATACAAAAGTGGTTGCAAGTCACAAGAATATTATTATAAATGTAATTAAGCAAAACCAAACCCAACCACAAATTTTTAATGTTGTTCTGTCATTTTAATTTAAGCCCAACAACACCATATTCAAGTCCCTCCCCCTAACTCCCCTTCAATGGAGGTCATTGATGAATATTCATAACACAATGTTGGTGCTATTCTGCACCCATTATTATGATATTTGTCAGTTTAAAAAAGAGTGTCAAGCTATTAATTATTGATGTTAATTTACAGTAGTTGaatcaagaagaaagaagagaaaagagatCTTCCAAAATCTGGTCATATTAATTAAGAACAATTAATGGAGTCATTTTTTGGGGAATAAATGTTCTATGCTTATAAGTGTATAATACTGGATTTGTATAGTAGGTGTGATGGGATGGGAGGGGCTCAAATTTCCAGCTccaattctcttcaaaaaatcatgttcaatcatgttttttttttaaaaaatgacatattagagtttaacaattagaaattagtgtttagaatttagggtttaaggctTAATTTTAAAAGTTCagggtttaggatttttttttctcaaaatctaatatattcaaacataatgaacaccaaaatactcaatcacacATTTTACTTCATGATCTAACATATTTTTGAGGAACAATTGGAGCCGAAATTAGAGCTCCCCTATCCCGTGTGTGATGGGCTTGGCTCTTGGCTTCAATGCTTGATAGATCAACCAGGCAACTATTCAAAGCCCTAATTCATGCTTATTCATCCAAAAATTAGATATTCCcatctatttaatatttaattctccttaatacaataaaaaatggaaaaaaaacattgaaaacGAAAAATTCAATTACTTTTGCATCAATGAGGAGGGGACCGATCTGCGATGTCTCTTTATTTTTGTGTGCCCTATTGTCAAAGTTCACCGCTTGATGATAGTCTACTTGGTTATCTTTCATGACTTAGCGTAATGAATCTCTCCCGAGATCGAGAGTTCGAATCTAAACTGACGACGCCAATATTTTCAAGTGTGATTTACACTGAGTCTCAACTCAATTAATTTGTCTAGTGACTTTATACGTGTCTAGTTCAACTCAAGTTTAGATTTTGTGACCGTTCAAAAAACACGTCCGTTGAATCATTCTCGGCTAAAAAAAGGTAGTATGCCAATTTAAAGAAAAACATTGGTTACTATAATAATAGATAATAGAATGGGTACAGTGGTGCTGCAATTGATTGAATACATGAGTAATTAGCATGAAAGAGTATCATTAAGTTGTGGGACTGAAAGCTTTCATTTATGGGGACATGACTAGGTCACCTAGGTAGATACCTTGTCCTTCATTTCTCTAattttaaaaacattaaaaaaaaaaccattgtaagttttcttaaaaataattaaattcataaaaaagttaatatttatacaaaataataacaattaagaagaaaagcagtttttttttttaaaaaaatgtcattggaatcgaatattgGGCACACCgcacacatatatctaactcAATCGATTAATAACCGAGTCACATCTCGTTAGTAGAAGAAAAGTAACTCTTGGCCTGATGATTGAAGTTTCAAGTCCTTACACATgctaaaattaataaatattaaaatcaatatgcattcatgaaaaaaaaaatcagaagccATGCATTAATGAGAAAATTACGTGATCCAGAAATACAGttgtgtaaaataaataaatactgtatatattaattataaatgtaGAACCATGATTGTTAAAGCTCGTATTATTCGTTTCAACTTTGAGGTGAAATAATTTGATtcgtaatttgaatcataaagtTTTATGAATCGATTGATTCACGATTCGAGTCGTACTATTCCAACGATACACACGATTCAAGATTTTAATCAATCAATTCATGTGATTTGATTTGACAACCATGTGTACTAATCCACATATTGATGAAAGTTGAATTCAATTTTGACAACCTCTCCCCCTCCAAACCTCATTGAAAAGCATTTAGTGTGTTGCTGCCCTAAATAATGCCTCTAAATCCGGAGATATAATTATCATCCTTGAAGAAGcattgaagaaagaaatttaaaaattaacgCCATTAACGGATCTATTTCATGTGCCAACCAAACCAAACTCCAACCAAGAAAtcaaatgcaaatgcaaatgcaaattCTTTCATTGATGAACATTCAAGTGAGCCACtgaatcatcaagccttctttattattattattattgtgatTTATAATCGTACGAGTGTTTAAAGGCAATAAAATCAAGTTGGCACTTTTCTATGAAGGACTCCTTCTTCAacttcaattcaattcaatgccTCCATTGATCAACAAGTTATTTGTGTATGTAAAGAAAGATTTTGCGAGATGGCCAAAATTAAAGATCcaccattttctttttgaaataaggaggaagattcgaaccctgatcactAGGGTGATACACACAATCCTTACCACTCCAATTAATGGCTCGGTGTATAAAATCCACCAGTTGTCATGTGATGGTTGTGATAGTGAAAATGAATTGTATCATGTATATATTGGTAAATGTCTATTAGATTTAAGACAATAACCCATCAGTTGAGGTGGTTAAGTCATATTGATGAAGAATCCAAGACCTTTCGATTTCGGAGAAGTTTGGTTAGACTCTGGATAGATTCGTAGTGCCCATAAGCCCAAACACATTAAGATAATATCCGCTCTAGACCAAGGTCCGCGCTAATTGGTTCTTTCATGCCCAATGTCCTCGCTTAGGCCTGAAAATTCAGTGTTATCTATTTCCgcttcttcttcattctccTCGATGTGGGATCTTATCACATATACTTGACTTGATGATATCGAATTTTGAATCTCTTGCCCcgcttatttttttttaaaaaaaagtttattagATTTAATGTATTCAGAGATTCATGGTCAAGTATGAAGTTTGTGATAAACGTGCTTATGTGGGGATATAGTAACACTGGTCCCCTAGTTGAGGAAACAACTTAACCGGTAGAAAGTAACTCATGCTTTCCACTTTTGGGCTTCACCCTAGCTCACAAGTGTGAAGAGTATTGAGAAAAAGTCTCACATCGTTGAAACAACATATAAACTAGTGTGTTCCTTAATTTAGTAAGATGCATTAAGCCTTGTGATGTGTTGGACTTGGAAAAGTGGACAGTATCGTCAAGTTTGGACAAGGTAATCCATCAGGTAAAAAGGTCTCAACTGATACATTATAACTTGTTCAACCAGTGAACATTCATTTCGTCAATCATCTTAGGAGATGTTTTGGACGACCTCAAAGCACTCCTCGCATATTTCTATGGACTGCCCTACAGATTAAATACTCGTCAGTCTTGATCTAATGCAACTACTACACCCTTAGTTATGGCCACAGAGTTCTgatcaaataaatcaaaaaaaaaaaaaacccatccaTGGCCCTGTTACTCATGTGCTCAAAAGGGCCTGAGAATGAAAATGGAATGCTATTAGCTAGGGAAAACAGGAAAAAGAGCACATGACAACTTCGGCTATCTATTTATTTAAGCCAGAAGCCCCAAAAACTGATGTTTCTGTAGCTTTTCAACAGAATCCAACTTCACTACTAGTAGAACTGGACATCAAGGCTGTACTAACCCTTCTCTAAGGGCAGTTGGTACATCCTTGATATGAGTAGGATCAATCACACTTATAGAGAAGAATTTATGTAGACATATTGGCTAAAAATAGGTTGCTCACTGCAAAAGGGTTCATGCAATGAGTGTAGGACTAGGATAAGTGGAGATATCCCTCAATGAAAGCCCTTGCATACATGCGGCTCAAAGGCttccaaatttcaaacattaaagGGCTCACAATTCAGCATAGAATGGCAGAAAAATCCTCTTCTAACCTTGTTTTTTTGACAACATAGAAACTTACTACTCGGGCATGCAAGCTTACAGCATGGGTAACAGTAACACACATTAGTACAGGTTAACTAGGTAGATAACAAATCAATATATAGCAGGACATTCACAAACCATTTTTGCGGGTGCGGCGAGCCGGTAAGAGGATAAACATCTCCCATGCATAAGGCTGCTGCAGGAGGATCAGGGCAGGGCAAGATATTTGCAGCCTTATTATAGAGATATGGTTTCTATGATTTGATCCCATAACTCCTAAGTTGCAATGAAGCAATTTTATCAGGTAATGCATGCTTAAACAGACCCCTCATTTTCATGTTGGGGTGTGGTGGAGGGTTTTTGATGTCAGATCCCTGGTTGAAGACATTCTATGTCTGACAGACATTCCAATGTACATGTTCTGCAATACTGAGTTCCATCAAGAACTTCTTTGAAAGGATAAGATTTGACAGGGTATGATCCTATCCTAACCAACTTAATAATAAGGCCAAGCATTTACAAGATCTCGAGGAGACCCACAAACAAGGAATTCTTTAGGTCCTACAAACGGTATTTACACAAACCAACTTGCAGGCTGTTGGGACCCTTCTCAGGATAAATGCTTAGGAAGAGTGGTTGGAACATTGAATTGACTCACCAATACAAATTATATGGGTGAACATCTATAACTACACTTAAAGTTGCCCAGAACAGAGAAATAAGGTCTGAGGTCCCcatcataaacaaaaaataatgccATATGAAGGTCATAAAGTCAGGAAAAACAGAACTTACAGAATTAACCTAAGACGAATTATTTGTTCAAATGTTATGGGGAAGAAATGTGACATAACTGAGACTAATCGTGTAAAATGGTTTTCAACAAATGGAGGTGTGGACCGTGTGATTAACTAGTAATTAGTAACCCTGCATTGATAAATAATTCAACTCCTGTTCATTGTCAATGTTATATGCAACAAGAACTTCAAAAACAAACTCCTAATCTACTTATTTCAGAACATTATTTTGACAAGACATTCAATAAGACATTGAAGAAACCCAAAGTCACAAACTAAATTTTGACAGGGGATGGGGAAATTGGGTTTGTTTTATGAAGTCACTGAAACAATGTACATATCAccgaaaattaaaatgaaattgcttAGGCGAAAGGAAACTTCTTGAACGTACCAAGCGTATGAAAGACAAACAAGTGTGGAAAAATCTCTAGTCCTCCAGGATCGGTTGATGCTGAACCTCAGTTAAATGCTCAGTCAATGGGATTGCAGTGACATTAACAACATAGATTTGATTTCTGCACTCCAACAACTGCTGTTGAAGATTCCTCATAAGCTCATTAAGtttatgaattttcttttcttgagaGAGAATGATCTGCAATGAAGTTGGCAGCCAAATCAACTACAATACAAAGAGAACTATAGGATAACATCCTGGGTCATGAAAGATTTACTACTAttagt contains these protein-coding regions:
- the LOC119998284 gene encoding uncharacterized protein LOC119998284 isoform X1; translated protein: MSRRCLLVVLLLLIVFTSQFEWNQQFGNEIEATPIVSRREQYSSKREETVKEKLIWLPTSLQIILSQEKKIHKLNELMRNLQQQLLECRNQIYVVNVTAIPLTEHLTEVQHQPILED
- the LOC119998284 gene encoding uncharacterized protein LOC119998284 isoform X2, which produces MSRRCLLVVLLLLIVFTSQFEWNQQFGNEIEATPIVSRREQYSSKREETVKEKIILSQEKKIHKLNELMRNLQQQLLECRNQIYVVNVTAIPLTEHLTEVQHQPILED